In Pseudomonas sp. p1(2021b), the genomic window ACGCCGGTAATGCGGCAGGTCGCTGGGGTGCCGGGCCACCAGGTGGCGATACATGACCTGGCCTGCCGCATAGGTGAAGTTGGCCAGTTGCAGCAACAGGAAGCCCATGAAGAAATCGCCGCTGATGCTGTCGAAGCGGATCACCGCAGCGCCCGCCACGGCCACCAGGGCGGCCAGCAGCGCCCAGAAGTTGAAGCGGCGGTTCAGGGCGTCTTCAATCAGGGTCACGTGCAAGGGCGTGAGAATGGTGAACAGCAGCACCTCCGGCACCGTCAGCACGCGGAAGCTCAGGTACAGGCACACGTAGGTGATGCCGTACTGCAATGCCCCGATCAGCAACATCGAGCGCATGAAGCGCGGCTCCACCTGGCGCCAGCGGGTCAGTGGCAGGAATACCAGCAAGGCCAGCACCACGCGCGCCAGCACTGCGAAGTAGCTATCGACGTTGCCAGCCAGGTAGATGCCGATCAGGTTGAAGGAGAACGCCTGGATCAGCGCGACGATTATCAGGTAGCCCATGGTTGCCTCTTGAATATCAAGGCGGCGACCTTAGCGGGTTGAGCCGAAGCAGTTCAACCATGCGCAGTGTAGGGGCAGTGCCAGCCCATTCGCGGTAAACCCGCTCCCACAGGTTGCGGGAGCGGCTTGCCCGTGAACAGGCCTGTCCTGCACGGCGAAAAAACGAACATAAAAAAGCCCGGCCATCAGGCCGGGCAGGTACACCCAAAGGAGCGACAGGTGTCAGGGGTTGGGAATGCGTTGCGCGTCAGGCCACCGCGGCCAGCCTGGCCTTGGCCTGGTTCAGGCCTTTCTCGTGGAATTCGCTGCTGATGTTCAGGCCTTCGGCGTGGATGAAGTCCACCTCATGGATGCCGATGAAGGCCATCACCTGACGCAGATAGGGTTCC contains:
- a CDS encoding carboxylate/amino acid/amine transporter is translated as MGYLIIVALIQAFSFNLIGIYLAGNVDSYFAVLARVVLALLVFLPLTRWRQVEPRFMRSMLLIGALQYGITYVCLYLSFRVLTVPEVLLFTILTPLHVTLIEDALNRRFNFWALLAALVAVAGAAVIRFDSISGDFFMGFLLLQLANFTYAAGQVMYRHLVARHPSDLPHYRRFGYFYLGALIVVLPAFLLFGNSQHLPATDTQWLVLLFLGLVPTALGLYWWNKGACLVPGATLAVMNNLHVPVGLLLNLLIWNQDEPLGRLFVGGAIIVASVWMSRLGVQRPATPQAMSR